One window from the genome of Roseomonas haemaphysalidis encodes:
- a CDS encoding ABC transporter ATP-binding protein gives MTTSPVTAGLVLQGVSAGYRNRRVIEALDLPPVPPGTLLGLLGQNAAGKSTLLRGIAGLGQTRGTIALDGTALPALPAAKRAALVGYLPQSLPPPSPLVAYEAVLSACRAVRADLGPQAAEAAIERAFGALGISHLALRRMSELSGGQRQMVGLAQVMVRSPRLLLLDEPTSALDLRWQLSVVEAVRDAVRATGAIGIVAIHDINLAIRACDQVAVLAHGRLLAAGRPAEVVTPAVLAESFGVESRVEACSQGVPVVLVDRALPRS, from the coding sequence GTGACGACAAGCCCGGTGACGGCGGGACTCGTGCTGCAGGGCGTCAGCGCCGGCTATCGCAACCGCCGCGTGATCGAGGCGCTGGACCTGCCGCCCGTGCCACCCGGCACGCTGCTGGGGCTGCTGGGGCAGAACGCCGCCGGCAAGTCCACGCTGCTGCGCGGCATCGCGGGCCTCGGCCAGACGCGGGGCACCATCGCGCTGGACGGCACCGCCTTGCCCGCGCTGCCGGCCGCCAAGCGGGCCGCCCTGGTGGGCTACCTGCCGCAAAGCCTGCCGCCGCCCTCGCCGCTGGTGGCCTATGAGGCGGTGCTGTCCGCCTGCCGCGCCGTGCGCGCCGACCTGGGCCCGCAGGCGGCCGAGGCCGCCATCGAGCGCGCCTTCGGCGCCCTGGGCATCAGCCACCTCGCCCTGCGGCGGATGAGCGAGCTGTCCGGCGGCCAGCGGCAGATGGTGGGGCTGGCGCAGGTGATGGTGCGCTCCCCCCGGCTGTTGCTGCTGGACGAGCCGACCAGCGCGCTGGACCTGCGCTGGCAGCTTTCGGTGGTGGAAGCGGTACGCGACGCGGTGCGCGCCACCGGCGCCATCGGCATCGTCGCCATCCATGACATCAACCTGGCGATCCGCGCTTGCGACCAGGTGGCGGTGCTGGCGCATGGCCGCCTGCTGGCCGCCGGCCGCCCGGCGGAGGTGGTGACACCCGCGGTGCTGGCGGAATCCTTTGGCGTCGAAAGCCGGGTGGAAGCCTGCTCGCAGGGCGTGCCGGTGGTGCTGGTGGACCGCGCGCTGCCGCGGAGCTAG
- a CDS encoding FecCD family ABC transporter permease, whose translation MSQRALAASAAPPGLAAGYAGFVRRRFLLLGALAAALVLALLADIATGPAQLSLGTVVSGILDPASLPRPIQVILWNVRLPYAIMAVLVGASLGLAGAEMQTVLNNPLASPFTLGVSAAATLGASLVIVLGLAPFGMPQHIAIPLGAFAFAAGASVLVQALARLRGTGTDTVVLFGIALVFALNAAVALLQFVADAETLQQIVFWGMGSLARATWEKIAVVGLVLLCCLPLSLAQVWKMTALRAGEAQAESLGIDTARLRLVVMLRASLLASVAVAFVGTIGFVGLVGPHMARLLLGEDHRFFLPGAALAGALVLSLASIASKMLVPGLIIPVGIVTSLVGVPLFLALLFGRGRGQ comes from the coding sequence ATGAGCCAGCGGGCGCTCGCGGCGTCCGCGGCACCGCCGGGCCTCGCCGCCGGCTACGCGGGCTTCGTGCGGCGGCGCTTCCTGCTGCTCGGTGCGCTGGCGGCGGCGCTGGTGCTGGCGCTGCTAGCCGACATCGCCACCGGCCCCGCGCAGTTGTCGCTGGGCACGGTGGTGTCCGGCATCCTGGACCCGGCCAGCCTGCCGCGGCCCATCCAGGTGATCCTGTGGAACGTCCGCCTGCCCTACGCCATCATGGCGGTGCTGGTGGGCGCCTCGCTCGGCTTGGCGGGCGCCGAGATGCAGACGGTGCTGAACAACCCGCTCGCCTCGCCCTTCACGCTGGGCGTTTCCGCCGCCGCCACGCTGGGGGCCTCGCTGGTCATCGTCCTGGGGCTGGCACCCTTCGGCATGCCGCAGCACATCGCCATCCCGCTCGGCGCCTTTGCCTTCGCCGCCGGCGCCTCGGTGCTGGTGCAGGCGCTGGCCCGGCTGCGCGGCACGGGCACGGACACCGTGGTGCTGTTCGGCATCGCGCTGGTGTTCGCGCTGAACGCCGCCGTGGCGCTGCTGCAATTCGTGGCGGATGCCGAAACGCTGCAGCAGATCGTGTTCTGGGGCATGGGCAGCTTGGCGCGCGCCACCTGGGAAAAGATCGCCGTGGTCGGGCTGGTGCTACTGTGCTGCCTGCCGCTGTCGCTGGCGCAGGTGTGGAAGATGACCGCGCTGCGCGCCGGCGAGGCGCAGGCGGAATCGCTGGGCATCGACACCGCGCGCCTGCGGCTGGTGGTGATGCTGCGCGCCAGCCTGCTGGCCTCCGTGGCCGTCGCCTTTGTGGGCACCATCGGCTTTGTGGGGCTGGTGGGGCCGCACATGGCGCGGCTGCTCCTGGGCGAGGACCACCGCTTCTTTCTGCCGGGCGCCGCGCTGGCCGGCGCGCTGGTGCTGTCGCTGGCATCCATCGCGTCCAAGATGCTGGTGCCGGGGTTGATCATCCCGGTGGGCATCGTCACCTCGCTGGTCGGCGTGCCGCTGTTCCTGGCGCTGCTGTTCGGCCGGGGGCGCGGCCAGTGA